Proteins encoded by one window of Ramlibacter tataouinensis:
- a CDS encoding amino acid ABC transporter substrate-binding protein codes for MDQRKVGASRRHFLQGAAAVGAAAVAPSLMAQSAPVRVGYAMARTGPWTGGAQVSQEPNYLLWAEQQNAAGGLDVKGARRRIELIGSDDRSEIETVIRTYEKLMGSDKVDLILPPWGSNANFALAPLANRHGYPMLAPTALSRKLIDMNLPFFFSLLQQPDRMMGALVDMLKANNVKSVAIVYMDDLFGLENFAALNNELKKTSIQVVERKSYPLGVKDLSPVLRSLKELNPDAFIGITYPPDTILASKQAKEVGFNPKFFYASVGTAFQLYKNVMTPAGAEGVLGMGSWNAKTSAGAKAYFDAHTAKFNKEPDRWASGHAWAALEILTAAVKDVGLDRKAIRDYVAKGTHKTIVGDIKFTGSENTATPGTVSQWQKGEFEVVWPQNVATAKLNPAKPAWQ; via the coding sequence ATGGACCAGCGCAAGGTCGGCGCCAGCCGCCGCCACTTCCTCCAGGGCGCCGCCGCCGTCGGCGCCGCCGCCGTCGCTCCCTCGCTGATGGCCCAGTCGGCCCCGGTGCGGGTCGGCTACGCCATGGCGCGCACCGGCCCCTGGACCGGCGGTGCCCAGGTCAGCCAGGAGCCCAACTACCTGCTGTGGGCCGAGCAGCAGAACGCCGCCGGCGGGCTGGACGTCAAGGGCGCCCGGCGCAGGATCGAGTTGATCGGCAGCGACGACCGCAGCGAGATCGAGACCGTGATCCGCACCTACGAGAAGCTGATGGGCAGCGACAAGGTCGACCTGATCCTGCCGCCCTGGGGCAGCAACGCCAACTTCGCGCTGGCGCCGCTGGCCAACCGGCACGGCTACCCGATGCTGGCGCCCACCGCCCTGTCGCGCAAGCTGATCGACATGAACCTGCCGTTCTTCTTCTCGCTGCTGCAGCAGCCGGACCGCATGATGGGCGCGCTGGTCGACATGCTGAAGGCGAACAACGTCAAATCGGTGGCCATCGTCTACATGGACGACCTGTTCGGGCTGGAGAACTTCGCCGCCCTGAACAACGAGCTGAAGAAGACCTCCATCCAGGTGGTCGAGCGCAAGAGCTACCCGCTGGGCGTGAAGGACCTGTCGCCGGTGCTGCGCAGCCTGAAGGAGCTCAATCCCGACGCCTTCATCGGCATCACCTACCCGCCCGACACCATCCTGGCGTCCAAGCAGGCCAAGGAAGTGGGCTTCAACCCGAAGTTCTTCTACGCCTCGGTGGGCACCGCGTTCCAGCTGTACAAGAACGTGATGACGCCGGCCGGCGCCGAGGGCGTGCTGGGCATGGGCTCGTGGAACGCCAAGACCTCGGCCGGCGCCAAGGCCTACTTCGACGCCCACACCGCGAAGTTCAACAAGGAGCCGGACCGCTGGGCCAGCGGCCATGCCTGGGCGGCGCTGGAGATCCTGACCGCCGCCGTCAAGGACGTCGGCCTGGACCGCAAGGCGATCCGCGACTACGTGGCCAAGGGCACGCACAAGACCATCGTGGGCGACATCAAGTTCACCGGCAGCGAGAACACCGCCACCCCGGGCACGGTGAGCCAGTGGCAGAAGGGCGAGTTCGAGGTGGTGTGGCCGCAGAACGTGGCGACCGCCAAGCTCAACCCCGCCAAGCCGGCCTGGCAGTGA
- a CDS encoding helix-turn-helix domain-containing protein: MAGSTLLSTDDLAARERAPQWCEWLSQHFGGLQTDLYGDSEFDGHLSSSHAGDVILTRLEANRHRVLRTASMVRGSDAGYLKIVAPWQGSAMVQQQGREACARDGAWVIYDTTGTYQIGNPERSDHLIVMVPKEGVGERGQRLDGQMARRLGASGISRVALETMRNTYLELPSMSAAAAQGAGETIKHLVRLSLLELAGQETALTQREALRDRIRAHVQQHLRDPELSADSIARALNCSRRHLYNAFSGEGESIAGYIQRLRLEACIRELQSDGPHARPITDIALSWGFGNPSHFSRVFRDRTGMTPSAFRLGPGR; encoded by the coding sequence ATGGCCGGGTCCACCCTCCTGAGCACTGACGACCTCGCTGCGCGCGAGCGGGCGCCGCAATGGTGCGAGTGGCTGTCGCAGCACTTCGGCGGCCTGCAGACCGACCTGTACGGCGACAGCGAGTTCGACGGCCACCTGAGTTCCTCGCACGCCGGCGACGTGATCCTCACCCGGCTGGAGGCCAATCGCCACCGGGTGCTGCGCACCGCCTCGATGGTGCGCGGCAGCGACGCCGGCTACCTGAAGATCGTCGCGCCCTGGCAGGGCAGCGCGATGGTGCAGCAGCAGGGCCGTGAGGCCTGCGCGCGCGACGGCGCCTGGGTGATCTACGACACCACCGGCACCTACCAGATCGGCAACCCGGAGCGCTCGGACCACCTGATCGTCATGGTGCCCAAGGAGGGCGTGGGCGAACGCGGCCAGCGCCTGGACGGCCAGATGGCGCGCCGGCTCGGCGCCAGCGGCATCTCGCGGGTGGCGCTGGAGACCATGCGCAACACCTACCTGGAATTGCCCAGCATGAGCGCCGCCGCGGCGCAGGGCGCGGGCGAGACCATCAAGCACCTGGTGCGGCTGTCGCTGCTCGAGCTGGCCGGCCAGGAAACGGCGCTGACCCAGCGCGAGGCGCTGCGCGACCGCATCCGCGCCCACGTGCAGCAGCACCTGCGCGACCCGGAGCTGTCGGCCGACAGCATCGCGCGCGCGCTCAACTGCAGCCGGCGCCACCTGTACAACGCCTTCAGCGGCGAGGGCGAGTCGATCGCCGGCTACATCCAGCGCCTGCGGCTGGAGGCCTGCATCCGCGAGCTGCAGAGCGATGGCCCGCACGCGCGGCCGATCACCGACATCGCACTGAGCTGGGGCTTCGGCAATCCCTCGCACTTCAGCCGCGTGTTCCGCGACCGCACGGGGATGACGCCGTCGGCCTTCCGGCTCGGACCCGGGCGCTGA